The proteins below are encoded in one region of Oryzias melastigma strain HK-1 linkage group LG9, ASM292280v2, whole genome shotgun sequence:
- the sdf2l1 gene encoding stromal cell-derived factor 2-like protein 1, with the protein MDAAVAVRGLVGSVLSVLLLLSSGCGAKEPELNHVTCGSLVKLLNTRHNVRLHSHDVKYGSGSGQQSVTGVENAEDANSYWQIRGKPDRPCQRGSPIKCGQAIRITHMKTGRNLHSHHFSSPLSNNQEVSAFGENGQGDDLDVWTVQCDGVLWERDEAVRFKHVGTEVFLSVTGEQYGHPIRGQREVHGMNSPGQHSWWRTMEGVFIQPSMEPLRHDEL; encoded by the exons ATGGATGCTGCCGTCGCTGTCCGCGGGCTTGTGGGCTCGGTTCTGTCGGTCCTGCTGCTACTGAGCTCCGGCTGCGGTGCCAAAGAACCGGAACTGAACCACGTGACCTGCGGCTCCCTGGTGAAGCTGCTGAACACGCGCCATAACGTCCGACTGCACTCACACGACGTCAAATACGGCTCAG GCAGCGGGCAGCAGTCTGTAACTGGGGTGGAGAACGCTGAAGATGCCAACAGTTACTGGCAGATCCGGGGGAAACCGGACCGTCCGTGTCAGCGCGGGTCGCCCATCAAGTGCGGTCAGGCCATCCGCATCACGCACATGAAGACGGGTCGGAACCTCCACTCGCATCACTTCAGCTCCCCGCTGTCCAACAACCAG GAGGTCAGCGCCTTTGGAGAGAACGGCCAGGGCGACGACCTGGACGTGTGGACGGTGCAGTGTGACGGCGTGCTGTGGGAGCGCGACGAGGCTGTGCGCTTTAAGCACGTGGGCACGGAGGTGTTCCTGAGCGTCACGGGCGAGCAGTACGGACACCCCATCCGGGGCCAGCGCGAGGTGCACGGCATGAACTCCCCCGGCCAGCACAGCTGGTGGCGCACCATGGAGGGGGTCTTCATCCAGCCCAGCATGGAGCCGCTGCGCCACGACGAACTCTGA
- the LOC112137779 gene encoding uncharacterized protein LOC112137779 has protein sequence MEQLQLLQVLLLCLLALQRGATAPLSTQCVEESFCTFSLQDVYGQLVNLPSHVNERSIATWSYVENIDLNRVPQVIHEASCHSSHSCRGLDSSFGLETVPVSLRMPVLKKNPACFSSTGYSVDYELITVACLCVISRHN, from the exons ATGGAACAGCTCCAG ctgctgcaggtccTGCTGCTGTGCCTGCTGGCCCTGCAGCGCGGCGCCACCGCGCCCCTGAGCACCCAGTGCGTGGAGGAGTCCTTCTGCACCTTCAGCCTGCAGGACGTCTACGGACAGCTGGTCAACCTGCCCAGCCACGTGAACGAGCGCAGCATCGCCACCTGGAGCTACGT GGAGAACATAGACCTGAACCGCGTCCCTCAGGTGATCCACGAGGCCAGCTGCCACAGCAGCCACTCCTGCCGGGGTCTGGACAGCAGCTTCGGCCTGGAGACCGTCCCGGTGTCCCTGAGGATGCCGGTGCTGAAGAAGAACCCCGCCTGCTTCTCCTCTACCGGCTACTCGGTGGACTACGAGCTCATCACAGTGGCGTGTTTGTGCGTCATCTCCAGGCACAACTAA